In Pseudosulfitobacter sp. DSM 107133, a genomic segment contains:
- a CDS encoding AAA family ATPase, with the protein MDNPALPRVRLEDLENLARRADTVIGRLRDRIYAPGTEKQLDLRFPVRRAAEMVGRSEKAIRDAEDDGRLPMPDKDPETGRRTGYELADINRMRALFSTLPHRAETDEALVLAVQNFKGGVGKSTVVCHLAQYLALKGYRVCVIDCDSQASTTSVFGLNPDVDVDEDEDTLYPFFRHGGPTSLHYALRATYWPGIALIPANLGLYDAEYEFAARMVREQSFVLDRLRDGIATIRDQFDVILMDPPPALGMLSLSVLRAADALVIPAPPNNIDFGSTAHFLKMMGATLKELAAAGGPRDYAFLRILATKMNDNKSAHTAIKRMMDAVFPMDMMSAVLKDSAEFDNAAADLGTVYEITGPATRTETHKRCRAYLDSVNREIELLIRKTWPSHHADLRKEGLL; encoded by the coding sequence ATGGACAACCCTGCCCTTCCCCGCGTCCGTCTGGAAGACCTTGAAAACCTCGCCCGCCGCGCCGACACCGTGATCGGCCGGCTGCGCGACCGCATCTATGCCCCCGGCACCGAGAAACAGCTGGACCTGCGGTTTCCCGTGCGCCGCGCCGCCGAGATGGTGGGCCGCAGCGAAAAGGCCATTCGCGACGCCGAGGACGATGGCCGTCTGCCGATGCCGGACAAGGACCCCGAAACCGGCCGGCGCACCGGATACGAGCTGGCCGACATCAACCGCATGCGCGCGCTGTTCAGCACCCTGCCCCACCGCGCCGAGACTGACGAGGCGCTGGTGCTGGCGGTTCAGAACTTCAAGGGCGGCGTCGGCAAATCCACCGTCGTCTGCCATCTGGCGCAATATCTGGCGCTGAAAGGCTACCGCGTCTGCGTGATCGACTGTGACAGCCAGGCCAGCACCACATCAGTGTTCGGGCTGAACCCCGATGTGGACGTGGACGAGGATGAGGATACGCTTTACCCGTTCTTCCGCCACGGCGGCCCGACCTCGCTGCACTATGCGCTGCGGGCGACCTATTGGCCGGGCATCGCGCTGATCCCCGCGAACCTGGGGCTCTACGATGCCGAATACGAATTCGCGGCACGGATGGTGCGCGAACAGTCCTTTGTGCTGGACCGTCTGCGCGACGGCATCGCCACGATCCGCGACCAGTTCGACGTGATCCTGATGGATCCGCCCCCTGCCTTGGGGATGCTGTCGCTGTCGGTTCTGCGTGCGGCGGACGCGCTGGTGATCCCGGCCCCGCCCAACAACATCGACTTTGGCAGCACCGCGCATTTCCTGAAGATGATGGGCGCCACGCTCAAGGAACTGGCCGCCGCAGGTGGTCCGCGCGACTATGCGTTCCTGCGCATTCTGGCCACCAAGATGAACGACAACAAATCGGCCCACACCGCGATCAAGCGGATGATGGACGCGGTGTTCCCCATGGACATGATGAGCGCGGTTCTGAAAGACAGCGCCGAGTTCGACAACGCCGCCGCCGACCTGGGCACGGTCTATGAAATAACAGGCCCTGCGACCCGCACAGAGACACATAAACGCTGCCGGGCCTATCTGGATTCTGTCAACCGCGAGATCGAATTGCTGATCCGCAAGACATGGCCCAGCCACCACGCCGATCTGCGCAAGGAAGGACTGTTATGA
- a CDS encoding ParB/RepB/Spo0J family partition protein: MSKKHDALYDDVLGNLDAPEPAPAAEVARGSRFLKRSTTIADHVTGEIEEKTLRWVDPADCVMWDRHNRAYDLLSEENCRDLIDGIRAQGRQEFPAIVRRKGDTYEVICGARRHFAVSWLRANNYTQFKYLIDVRDLTDEEAFRLADIENRDREDISDYERAIDYADAIKRYYGGKQKAMAARLEVSPPWLSRYLALADLPGDVVKAFTSIRDIKERHARDLKPLLARPETGQLVLEEARAIIREQARGTTLDGFEVIKRLKGAARPATEPKPRPVGGKEFRRHMADKPVTMRKKGRIVTLEFDADISDGALQMALDKFMEDRKKS, from the coding sequence ATGAGCAAGAAACACGACGCCCTGTATGATGATGTTCTGGGAAACCTCGACGCACCGGAACCCGCCCCCGCCGCCGAAGTCGCACGCGGCAGCCGTTTCCTGAAACGGTCAACCACCATCGCCGATCACGTCACCGGCGAGATCGAGGAGAAAACCCTGCGCTGGGTCGACCCCGCCGATTGCGTGATGTGGGACCGCCACAACCGCGCCTATGACCTGCTGAGCGAAGAAAACTGCCGCGACCTGATCGACGGTATCCGCGCGCAGGGCCGTCAGGAATTTCCCGCAATCGTGCGCCGCAAGGGCGACACCTACGAGGTGATCTGCGGCGCGCGGCGGCACTTTGCCGTCAGCTGGCTGCGGGCGAACAACTACACCCAGTTCAAATACCTGATCGACGTGCGCGACCTGACCGACGAAGAGGCGTTTCGCCTGGCCGACATCGAAAACCGCGACCGCGAGGACATCTCGGATTACGAGCGCGCGATTGACTACGCCGACGCGATCAAACGCTATTACGGCGGCAAGCAAAAGGCGATGGCGGCCCGGCTTGAGGTCAGCCCGCCGTGGCTCTCGCGCTATCTGGCGCTGGCGGATTTGCCCGGCGACGTGGTCAAGGCGTTCACCTCGATCCGCGACATCAAGGAACGCCATGCCCGCGATCTGAAACCGCTGTTGGCGCGGCCCGAAACCGGTCAGCTGGTGCTGGAAGAAGCCCGCGCGATCATCCGCGAACAGGCGCGCGGCACCACGCTGGACGGGTTCGAGGTGATCAAACGGCTCAAGGGCGCGGCCCGCCCTGCCACCGAGCCGAAACCGCGCCCCGTGGGTGGCAAGGAATTCCGGCGCCACATGGCGGACAAGCCGGTGACCATGCGCAAAAAGGGCCGCATCGTGACGCTGGAATTTGACGCGGACATATCCGACGGCGCCTTGCAGATGGCGCTGGATAAATTCATGGAAGACCGCAAGAAAAGCTGA
- a CDS encoding caspase family protein has translation MGRAVLRPALTALSLLVPLPALAENFALLIGASTYDNLEERYWLQGPANDVALVRTYLTDSAPVPFAADNVTVLADGVEGAGRPTLQGIRDGFAAMAARVGPGDFVYLHFSGHGTQAPALHPETEEDGLDEMFLPVDIGAWDDSVGSVENALVDDEIGVLIGSLRAKGATVWAVFDACHSGTVTRAAPADGEEVRMRKLDPSALGVPDSAMADAEATSRALPDPRARPASPVEGGNGDGAFIAFFAAQTTETTPEKRLPRGAPGRVSQGVFTYTIFETLAENPGVTYRQLGQEVLRKYAVQNLALSTPMFEGDLDGYVFSGEAGEQIHQWPVREGAFGLTLRAGQLQHIAEGEIVALLPTAASAVSDAVGYAKVTFTDTFTSELEPVAHAGLPALDVAELPKGSYARKLADVVDFTLRVARPDGDVPAVVTATLDLLEQDAGGRLVLVPAGADADVRLAVMPDSTRPDAIWLLPGTGYFEPSKAAQTPSVGTTDRQPAEVAALMQDSLERMGRAINLLRMGGQYSDTDLNVDLRLQTKTRQQRDLRDLDTVAVPVLVPDDQVHVLAQNNEAFPVDANVLHIGSDYAITHFYSGRLQPGDTLKKGLFRITDEAFGRDRVVVILTPAEPQSAIEDLRFLGQSAVEVMRGGAAQDSSFAASLRNAGFGQVTRGAVALEDDSGPAPAILQFDIDTVAGN, from the coding sequence ATGGGCCGCGCTGTGTTGCGCCCCGCGCTGACCGCCCTGAGCTTGCTGGTGCCCCTGCCCGCGCTGGCCGAAAACTTTGCGCTGCTGATCGGCGCGTCGACCTATGACAACCTTGAGGAACGGTATTGGCTGCAAGGACCTGCGAATGACGTCGCCTTGGTGAGGACCTATCTGACGGACAGCGCGCCGGTGCCCTTTGCCGCCGACAACGTGACCGTTCTGGCCGATGGCGTCGAGGGCGCGGGGCGCCCGACCTTGCAAGGCATCCGCGACGGGTTTGCCGCCATGGCGGCGCGTGTGGGTCCGGGCGATTTTGTCTATTTGCACTTCTCGGGCCACGGCACGCAGGCCCCCGCGCTGCACCCTGAAACCGAGGAGGACGGGCTGGACGAGATGTTCCTGCCCGTCGACATCGGGGCGTGGGACGACAGCGTCGGCAGCGTCGAAAACGCGCTGGTCGATGACGAGATCGGCGTGCTGATCGGCAGCCTGCGGGCCAAGGGCGCGACCGTCTGGGCGGTCTTCGACGCCTGTCATTCCGGCACCGTCACCCGCGCCGCCCCAGCGGACGGCGAGGAGGTGCGGATGCGCAAGCTGGACCCGTCGGCTCTGGGTGTGCCTGACAGCGCGATGGCCGACGCCGAGGCGACATCGCGCGCCCTGCCCGACCCGCGCGCGCGCCCTGCCAGCCCGGTCGAGGGCGGCAATGGCGACGGCGCATTCATCGCGTTTTTCGCAGCCCAAACCACCGAGACGACGCCGGAAAAACGTCTGCCCCGTGGCGCGCCCGGACGCGTGTCGCAGGGCGTGTTCACCTATACGATTTTTGAAACCCTGGCCGAAAACCCCGGCGTGACCTATCGCCAGTTGGGTCAGGAAGTGCTGCGCAAATACGCGGTGCAGAACCTGGCCCTGTCCACCCCCATGTTCGAGGGCGATCTGGACGGCTATGTGTTCTCGGGCGAGGCGGGCGAGCAGATCCACCAGTGGCCGGTGCGCGAAGGGGCCTTTGGCCTGACCCTGCGCGCGGGGCAGTTGCAGCACATCGCCGAGGGCGAGATTGTCGCGCTGCTGCCCACCGCCGCCAGTGCCGTCAGCGATGCCGTGGGCTATGCCAAGGTGACGTTCACCGACACCTTCACATCCGAGCTGGAGCCGGTCGCGCACGCGGGCCTGCCGGCGCTGGATGTCGCGGAGCTGCCGAAAGGCAGCTATGCCCGCAAGCTGGCCGATGTGGTCGATTTCACCCTGCGCGTGGCGCGCCCCGATGGCGATGTGCCGGCGGTGGTGACGGCCACGCTGGACCTGCTGGAACAGGACGCGGGCGGGCGGCTGGTGCTGGTCCCTGCGGGGGCCGATGCCGACGTGCGGCTGGCGGTGATGCCCGACAGCACGCGCCCCGATGCAATCTGGCTGTTGCCCGGCACAGGGTATTTCGAGCCGTCCAAGGCCGCGCAAACGCCTTCGGTCGGCACCACCGACCGGCAGCCCGCCGAGGTGGCCGCGCTGATGCAGGATTCACTGGAACGGATGGGCCGCGCGATCAACCTGCTGCGGATGGGTGGACAGTACAGCGACACCGACCTGAACGTGGACCTGCGCCTGCAAACCAAGACCCGCCAACAGCGGGACCTGCGCGATCTGGACACGGTGGCGGTGCCGGTGCTGGTGCCCGACGATCAGGTGCATGTGCTGGCGCAGAACAACGAGGCGTTTCCGGTGGATGCCAACGTGCTGCACATCGGGTCGGATTACGCGATCACGCATTTCTACAGCGGGCGGCTGCAACCCGGTGACACGCTGAAAAAGGGGCTGTTCCGCATCACTGACGAGGCCTTTGGCCGCGACCGCGTGGTGGTGATCCTGACACCGGCCGAGCCACAGTCCGCCATCGAGGATCTGCGGTTTCTGGGACAGTCCGCGGTCGAGGTGATGCGTGGGGGTGCCGCGCAGGACAGCAGCTTTGCTGCGTCGCTGCGCAATGCCGGTTTCGGTCAGGTGACGCGGGGGGCCGTCGCGCTGGAGGACGACAGCGGTCCGGCGCCTGCGATCCTGCAATTCGACATCGACACGGTGGCGGGAAACTAG
- a CDS encoding trypsin-like peptidase domain-containing protein — MAAVPRFATAQMAPQAAAHVLEATLMLRSADGRDRFLGSGFVFGSNDRAVTNAHVVGKAAQVVVVTQGGTRIDATVIAVDPLRDLAVLQLATPHDAVLQPASGVAVGQGVFATGAPLEAAFTLTQGIVSALSRQIDSTQPVGYLQHSAAVNPGSSGGPLVDAAGDVLGINTRISDGSRFFVGIAYAVPVADVSDFVARGPLPEHPPLGVQLRPLVPRIKAALGYDGTGALVEQVQPDTPADLAGVQAGDILTMVDDHAITMPGDLAFALAQGGAEVRLGVQRGNQALTLVVSRVVVQSDITPATPQQVQRRDQYKLTDMGLVLDPDGTIRAVVNQGAGFFAGLTGGDRIVAINGTAITDLPDGWTRNFTFDSAVLLRISLPDGATRHYLLDPWEDGPALRLASGANVLDMEVVSFD; from the coding sequence ATGGCGGCAGTGCCCCGCTTTGCCACCGCCCAGATGGCCCCACAGGCCGCCGCCCACGTGCTGGAGGCCACCCTGATGCTGCGCAGCGCCGACGGGCGGGACCGTTTCCTCGGCTCGGGCTTTGTCTTTGGCAGCAATGACCGCGCCGTGACCAACGCCCATGTGGTCGGCAAGGCCGCGCAGGTGGTGGTCGTGACCCAAGGCGGCACCCGCATCGACGCCACGGTGATCGCCGTGGACCCGCTGCGCGATCTGGCGGTGCTGCAACTGGCCACGCCGCACGATGCGGTGTTGCAGCCTGCGTCCGGCGTTGCGGTCGGGCAGGGGGTCTTTGCCACCGGCGCCCCGCTTGAGGCGGCGTTTACCCTGACGCAGGGGATCGTCTCGGCGCTGTCCCGCCAGATCGACTCGACGCAGCCCGTGGGCTATCTGCAACATTCCGCAGCCGTCAACCCGGGCAGCAGCGGCGGGCCGCTGGTGGATGCCGCAGGCGACGTTCTGGGCATAAACACCCGTATCAGTGACGGTTCGCGGTTCTTTGTCGGCATCGCTTACGCCGTGCCGGTGGCGGACGTAAGCGACTTTGTGGCGCGCGGCCCACTGCCCGAACATCCGCCGCTGGGCGTGCAACTGCGCCCGCTGGTCCCGCGGATCAAGGCGGCCTTGGGCTATGACGGCACCGGCGCGCTGGTGGAACAGGTGCAGCCCGACACACCCGCCGATCTGGCAGGGGTGCAGGCGGGCGATATCCTGACCATGGTGGATGATCATGCGATCACCATGCCGGGCGATCTGGCCTTTGCGCTGGCACAGGGGGGCGCAGAGGTGCGGCTGGGCGTGCAGCGGGGAAATCAGGCTCTGACACTGGTGGTTTCGCGTGTCGTGGTCCAATCCGACATCACCCCCGCCACCCCGCAACAGGTCCAGCGCCGCGATCAGTACAAGCTGACCGACATGGGGCTGGTTCTGGACCCCGACGGCACCATCCGCGCGGTTGTGAATCAGGGCGCAGGGTTCTTTGCAGGTCTCACGGGGGGCGACCGGATCGTCGCGATCAACGGCACCGCCATTACCGATCTGCCCGACGGTTGGACCCGCAATTTTACCTTTGACAGCGCGGTCTTGCTGCGCATCTCATTGCCGGACGGGGCGACGCGGCATTACCTGCTGGACCCGTGGGAGGACGGCCCGGCGCTGCGTCTGGCCAGCGGTGCCAACGTGCTGGACATGGAGGTGGTCAGCTTTGACTGA
- a CDS encoding response regulator transcription factor, translating to MTEAGRILIVEDDADMARALAEACSELGYTPVLETTCAAGLATARTGQFPLAILDRMMPDGDSIDMLAELRHAGTIGAILMVSALAHAGHRSHGLDRGADDYLAKPFAPEELRARIRALVRRTKAQPMDNDFLVFDGLEIRVKARTVHHGQDHIPLSPKEFELLMYFATHAGTPLSRMQLLEHVWNLHFDPQTNVVDVHVGRLRRKLEQHTNRAWIHTARGAGYWFGPDGA from the coding sequence TTGACTGAGGCAGGCAGAATATTGATCGTCGAGGACGACGCCGACATGGCCCGCGCATTGGCCGAGGCATGTAGCGAACTGGGCTATACCCCCGTGTTAGAGACGACATGCGCCGCAGGGCTTGCCACCGCGCGAACGGGGCAGTTCCCGCTGGCGATCCTGGACCGGATGATGCCCGACGGCGACAGCATCGACATGCTGGCCGAACTGCGGCACGCGGGCACCATCGGCGCGATCCTGATGGTCAGCGCATTGGCGCACGCAGGCCACCGCAGTCACGGGCTGGACCGGGGGGCCGATGATTACCTTGCCAAACCCTTTGCCCCCGAGGAGCTGCGCGCCCGCATCCGCGCGCTGGTGCGCCGGACCAAGGCACAGCCCATGGACAACGATTTTCTGGTGTTCGACGGGCTTGAAATCCGCGTCAAGGCGCGCACGGTGCATCACGGACAGGATCATATTCCCCTGTCGCCCAAGGAATTCGAACTGTTGATGTATTTCGCCACCCACGCAGGCACCCCGCTCAGCCGGATGCAGCTGCTGGAACACGTCTGGAACCTGCATTTCGATCCGCAAACCAATGTGGTCGACGTGCATGTGGGCCGGTTGCGCCGCAAGCTGGAACAGCACACCAACCGCGCGTGGATCCACACCGCACGCGGGGCGGGCTATTGGTTCGGGCCGGACGGGGCATGA
- a CDS encoding HAMP domain-containing sensor histidine kinase translates to MRNGTFRSVALVALVPLVMAVAGVLVLQSQLRARLVEAVQTRLLAEAQGFAALYDQRRIVALREAIAYRSTRGDPAGSVYVLTDRAGAVLAGNLDGWPDGIAVQDTAQQVQIDGRPYLARAQDLRGGFGLLVGVSLLPVEQTLAQMRRVFAAFGLAMLVAGLAAAWGVARQAQWRTARMNAALAQVGGAGGLGLRMPREGGSEHAELADHIDAMLARIAHLFDAHQRLGNAVAHEMRTPLARIRTRLDALDLDAVARAGLDDEIRATIRLFDSLLSIAQMDAEAGNTTTLHPVDLGQIAAGIVELYQPVAEEEGRRITTQIDPDTQILGDEHLLAQLLSNLIENGLKYTRPGDTIAVTVRRDGAKVRLRVQDDGPGVDATLREQLFTPFARGFDTGSKPGHGLGLSLVRAIALRHGAIPRAPATEKGFAIEVEALHFSTQE, encoded by the coding sequence ATGAGGAACGGCACCTTCCGTTCGGTCGCGCTGGTGGCGCTGGTGCCGCTGGTGATGGCGGTGGCGGGGGTGCTGGTGCTGCAATCGCAGTTGCGCGCGCGGCTGGTCGAGGCTGTGCAGACCCGCCTGCTGGCCGAGGCGCAGGGGTTTGCCGCCCTCTATGACCAGCGCCGCATCGTCGCCCTGCGCGAGGCGATCGCCTATCGCAGCACGCGCGGCGACCCTGCGGGCAGCGTCTATGTGCTGACCGACCGGGCGGGCGCGGTGCTGGCGGGCAATCTGGACGGCTGGCCCGATGGCATCGCGGTGCAGGACACCGCGCAGCAGGTCCAGATCGACGGGCGCCCCTATCTGGCCCGTGCGCAGGACTTGCGCGGCGGCTTTGGCCTGTTGGTGGGGGTCAGCCTGTTGCCGGTGGAACAGACGCTGGCCCAGATGCGCCGCGTCTTTGCCGCCTTTGGCCTGGCGATGCTGGTCGCGGGGCTGGCCGCCGCATGGGGCGTGGCGCGGCAGGCACAGTGGCGCACGGCGCGGATGAACGCGGCGCTGGCGCAGGTCGGCGGGGCAGGGGGCCTGGGCCTGCGGATGCCGCGCGAGGGCGGGTCGGAACACGCCGAACTGGCCGACCACATCGACGCCATGCTGGCACGCATCGCGCATCTGTTCGACGCGCATCAACGGTTGGGCAACGCGGTGGCCCACGAAATGCGCACACCGCTGGCCCGCATCCGCACGCGGCTGGACGCGCTGGATCTGGACGCGGTGGCGCGCGCGGGGCTGGACGACGAGATCCGCGCCACGATCCGCCTGTTCGACAGCCTGCTGAGCATCGCGCAAATGGACGCCGAGGCGGGCAATACCACCACGCTGCATCCCGTCGATCTGGGCCAGATCGCCGCCGGTATCGTCGAGCTGTACCAGCCCGTCGCCGAGGAAGAGGGGCGCAGGATCACCACGCAAATCGACCCTGACACGCAGATATTGGGCGATGAGCACCTGTTGGCACAACTGCTGTCCAACCTGATCGAGAACGGCCTGAAATACACCCGCCCCGGCGACACCATCGCCGTCACCGTCCGTCGCGACGGGGCCAAGGTGCGCCTGCGCGTGCAGGACGACGGGCCGGGGGTGGACGCGACGTTGCGCGAACAGTTGTTCACGCCCTTTGCACGCGGCTTTGACACGGGGTCGAAACCGGGGCACGGGCTGGGTCTGTCGCTGGTGCGGGCGATTGCATTGCGCCACGGGGCGATCCCGCGTGCGCCCGCCACCGAAAAAGGATTTGCAATCGAAGTCGAAGCCTTGCATTTTTCCACGCAGGAATAG
- a CDS encoding patatin-like phospholipase family protein has product MIHIRLCTALFCAMVLAACSALNPPINPYLADPGSVQEPAFGGNLMGRDDVFIGLAFSGGGTRASAFSYGMLKALRDATRTAENPDGLLQHVRLVTGVSGGSVTAAYYGLHGPRGLDVYREQYLIQNAEKYMATAVWNPVTLVKGLSGGANGRKTFARFLDESILHKATFRDLWAKGYATTWINASDVANNTPFLFSQETFDALCSNLADLPVSEAVAASAAFPLVFAPITLAAHREGCDYSEPDWLTAARFNPESTSALRAYGKALETYRDPDKIKLVKLLDGAITDNFGTTGLSVARVKSQTAYGPMTEEQAVRVNRMLFLVANAGVQQDYKWNQRLRGPGGVQLGMAIANSSMGAATRVGYDVLRLTLDQYADDLIDYRCSLSAARVRALRGSLAGWDCKDVKLFVGQVSFEVLDNDQRDDLNEIPTRLRLETPQVDAVIAAGEQATRLTPEFNGFLRAIDAVPAPADARRIGARRITPGN; this is encoded by the coding sequence ATGATTCATATCCGGCTTTGCACGGCGCTGTTCTGCGCCATGGTTCTTGCGGCCTGCTCGGCGCTGAACCCGCCGATCAACCCCTATCTGGCCGACCCCGGATCGGTGCAGGAACCCGCATTCGGCGGCAACCTGATGGGGCGGGACGACGTGTTCATCGGGCTGGCCTTTTCCGGGGGCGGCACGCGGGCCTCGGCGTTTTCTTACGGGATGCTGAAGGCGCTGCGCGATGCCACGCGCACGGCGGAAAACCCCGACGGGTTGTTGCAACATGTGCGGCTGGTCACCGGCGTGTCGGGCGGGTCGGTCACGGCGGCCTATTACGGGCTGCACGGGCCGCGGGGGCTGGATGTCTACCGCGAACAATACCTGATCCAGAACGCCGAAAAATACATGGCCACCGCCGTGTGGAACCCGGTGACGCTGGTCAAGGGGCTGTCGGGCGGGGCCAACGGGCGCAAGACCTTTGCGCGGTTCCTGGATGAAAGCATCCTGCACAAGGCCACCTTCCGCGACCTGTGGGCCAAGGGCTATGCGACGACGTGGATCAACGCCTCGGACGTGGCGAACAACACGCCGTTCCTGTTCTCGCAGGAAACCTTTGACGCGCTGTGTTCCAATCTGGCCGATCTGCCCGTGTCCGAAGCTGTTGCCGCCTCGGCCGCCTTTCCGCTGGTGTTCGCGCCGATCACGCTGGCCGCGCACCGCGAAGGCTGCGATTATTCCGAACCCGACTGGCTGACCGCGGCGCGGTTCAATCCCGAAAGCACCTCGGCGCTGCGGGCTTATGGCAAGGCGCTGGAAACCTACCGCGACCCGGACAAGATCAAGCTGGTCAAGCTGCTGGACGGCGCGATCACCGACAATTTCGGCACCACGGGTTTGTCGGTGGCGCGGGTGAAATCGCAGACCGCTTACGGCCCGATGACCGAGGAACAGGCCGTACGCGTCAACCGCATGTTGTTTCTGGTGGCCAACGCGGGCGTGCAGCAGGATTACAAATGGAACCAGCGGCTGCGCGGTCCGGGCGGGGTGCAGCTGGGAATGGCGATTGCCAATTCGTCCATGGGGGCGGCGACGCGTGTGGGCTATGACGTGCTGCGGCTGACGCTGGACCAATATGCCGACGACCTGATCGACTACCGGTGCAGCCTGTCTGCCGCGCGGGTGCGGGCGTTGCGCGGGTCGCTGGCGGGCTGGGATTGCAAGGACGTGAAACTGTTCGTGGGGCAGGTGTCGTTCGAGGTGCTGGACAACGACCAGCGCGACGATCTGAACGAAATCCCCACGCGCCTGCGGCTGGAAACGCCACAGGTGGACGCGGTGATTGCGGCGGGCGAACAGGCGACGCGGCTGACGCCGGAATTCAACGGCTTTCTGCGCGCGATTGACGCAGTGCCCGCCCCTGCGGATGCGCGGCGCATCGGGGCGCGGCGGATCACGCCGGGGAACTGA